From a single Larimichthys crocea isolate SSNF chromosome XIII, L_crocea_2.0, whole genome shotgun sequence genomic region:
- the nup153 gene encoding nuclear pore complex protein Nup153 isoform X1, whose product MTAIRRRNTDRHSDERAMAATGGGKIRSRRYHIASKPYAKSKQQQSGLISRVTDTVKSIVPSWLQKYFKNEDASEGGGAVLGTDQNCQLPPPPPPNGSEEGPPPLDGRDSPEPSTSNTEPSTSRASLNFQEYVLSRPPLSRSHLHFPPLDVSSPTLGASSSLFSQPSTSSAPGPFSTGFSLVKEIKDNLSQHEDDNISTTSGFSSRASDKDVPTSKTASLPQLWSPETDRTNSGPQPAQSSLKRPAFNLSVFGTSSNSTFNNTVLNSSQLGDSPFYPGKTTYGGAAAVRSARTRPGTPYQAPVRRQIKAKPAGAQPCGVTSATARRILQSLERMSSPLADARRIPAAASSPLSASMDDTNLDGSPFQTKKKRMDSSLPPVQKLVVPAAAPVSGNRSVSFRPTLTPGGMSRPLDRTPRDTPTRQSPQLPEATPGPSQSTMGSSGPTYPLSSTPAASSVSSGGGKMKRERTTARPSSKRADEEEVAEVPDLPTISLPINTCNMPTFSFISPLPPLTTISNSLNVTPVTPAKETVNKEPPTALTPPCVPFTFSSPIVKATAASPPSFSPSAGFTFSAPVAKLGPSMSNGNLATPITAAVKPAASKSTEDFEGPFKPAKTLKQGSVLDLLKAPGFASPVARTSQGPDNTPQQTSTQSTAPSSSATTTTSSLSSSTGFGDLLKAPPGWTCDTCLVSNKLSDTKCVCCMTPQPNSSSSKSMDSKPSAITSVGLESSSSSNTTSTTTTTTGFGTVFSKPAGTWDCDTCLVRNKPDAVKCVACETAKPGTGLKPSLTLPSAFSAVKTVSTPTAPVSTGFSGFGDKFKKPEGSWECDACMVVNKAVDTKCAACQTAKPGASAAAASSSASSAPVFGLADAFKKPEGAWDCDVCLVQNKAADLQCVACQTAKPGAKVEPKAFGSSFGSSVGGTSGSSTSTSGGFKFGTSDSTSGSGSGGFKFGGSLSESSSSSSGGFKFGVPFGSSSSETTSKDTTASSGFKFGSSSEGFKFGVASSDDKKSDQPAADSGFKFGTSGGIVFGTGSSNTESNTSKGGFTFGLSKPEEKTSDTTTTTTSSSSVSFTPPSSSQEKSDSVASSNDTTSTNTNSITTTATTAGSVFARLGERSLATATPQVGSTFGSLQADKEPAAPTFTFGKPEEKKEAAAPSAPSAFLFGAASKDADAAPVPAASGGFSFGKPSAPTEQPPPAFTFGKPADKSETSTAEAPKPSFTFGQSATDSSAAPKPSFSFMASNPTTTNSTTSSSSIPTPSLFGATTTTSSSSSSTQAPAPSAASNTFMFGQPAATSTDAPPAKAAFVFGQSQDSQPPAPSAAPLNSTATPAPAQPFIFGAPASAAAPPPAAAAPPSFGFGAAAPSAASSSAPSAAPAPFAFSSAPSGGFGANQTPSFGSSFGSPFTATSSQTPTFGAKPNAAPVFGQQANSTPVFGANTNSAPGGGFQFGGASAFGATNNASGVFTFGAGSAASPAPSANASITPQSGAPGGGFNFAQPPTFNIGSTKSFTPTPAGQPAIAGRKIKTAVRRRK is encoded by the exons ATGACAGCTATCCGGCGCCGAAACACCGATAGACACTCAGACGAAAGAGCCATGGCGGCCACGGGTGGAGGGAAAATTAGAAGCAGGAGATATCATATCGCCTCTAAACCTTACGCCAAGAGTAAACAG CAGCAGTCAGGCCTCATCAGTCGAGTGACAGACACAGTAAAGAGCATCGTTCCCTCCTGGCTGCAGAAATACTTCAAGAATGAAGATGCTTCTGAAGGAGGAGGTGCTGTACTGGGGACAGACCAGAACTGCCAGCtgccaccgcctcctcctcctaatGGCAGTGAAGAGGGGCCTCCTCCCCTTGATGGACGCGACTCCCCAGAGCCAAGTACCAGTAATACAG AGCCCTCTACCAGCCGGGCATCCCTGAACTTTCAGGAGTATGTGCTTTCTCGGCCTCCTCTGAGTCGCTCCCATCTCCACTTTCCCCCACTGGATGTCTCCTCCCCTACTCTGGGGGCTTCCAGCAGCCTCTTCTCTCAACCTTCCACCTCCTCAGCCCCTGGACCCTTTTCCACAGGCTTCTCCTTGGTCAAAGAAATTAAGGACAACCTCTCGCAGCACGAAGATGATAACATCTCCACCACTAGTGGCTTCTCATCCCGCGCCTCTGACAAAG ATGTCCCCACTTCCAAAACGGCATCACTTCCTCAACTTTGGTccccagagacagacagaacaaactCTGGGCCACAGCCTGCCCAGTCCAGTCTGAAAAGGCCTGCGTTCAACCTGTCTGTATTTGGAACTTCTTCCAAC TCGACATTCAACAACACAGTGCTGAACTCCAGCCAGCTTGGAGATTCACCCTTCTATCCGGGGAAGACCACGTACGGCGGGGCCGCTGCAGTCAGGAGCGCTCGCACTCGCCCCGGAACACCGTACCAG GCTCCGGTGAGGAGACAGATCAAGGCCAAGCCTGCTGGTGCTCAGCCCTGCGGGGTGACCAGTGCCACAGCCAGACGCATCCTGCAGTCTTTGGAGCGCATGTCGAGCCCTTTGGCT GATGCCAGGAGAATCCCAGCAGCAGCCTCATCCCCGTTGTCTGCA TCAATGGATGACACAAATCTAGATGGTTCACCTTTCCAAACGAAAAAGAAACGA ATGGATTCCTCCCTCCCCCCGGTGCAGAAGCTGGTGGTTCCTGCTGCAGCGCCCGTGTCAGGAAACCGCTCCGTGTCCTTTAGGCCTACTCTGACTCCTGGAGGAATGAGCCGGCCTCTGGACAGGACTCCAAGAGATACG CCTACACGACAATCACCACAACTACCTGAAGCAACCCCAGGTCCATCTCAAAG CACAATGGGTTCCAGTGGCCCAACCTATCCTTTGTCCAGCACGCCTGCAGCCAGCAGCGTGAGCTCTGGAGGCggaaagatgaagagagagaggaccacTGCACGACCTTCATCTAAACGCGCTGATGAGGAAGAG GTGGCTGAGGTGCCAGACCTTCCAACCATTTCACTTCCCATCAACACCTGCAACATGCCCACCTTCAGCTTCATCTCCCCTCTTCCACCCCTCACCACCATCAGCAACTCCCTCAACGTCACGCCTGTGACTCCCGCTAAGGAAACAGTCAATAAG GAGCCACCAACAGCCTTGACACCTCCCTGTGTACCTTTTACATTTTCCTCCCCCATTGTCAAAGCAACTGCTGCTAGTCCACCTTCCTTTTCCCCCTCA GCTGGATTCACTTTTAGTGCACCTGTAGCAAAGTTGGGTCCCTCCATGTCAAATGGGAATCTGGCCACTCCCATCACAGCAGCAG tAAAGCCAGCAGCAAGCAAAAGCACAGAGGATTTTGAAGGACCTTTCAAACCAGCCAAGACCCTGAAGCAGGGCAGCGTGCTGGATCTTCTCAAAGCACCCG GCTTTGCGTCTCCTGTTGCTCGGACTTCCCAAGGCCCAGACAACACTCCACAGCAGACCTCCACACAATCCactgccccctcctcctccgctaCCACtaccacctcctccctctcttcttcaaCAGGGTTTGGTGATTTGTTGAAAGCCCCACCAGGCTGGACCTGTGATACCTGCTTGGTGTCAAACAAGTTATCAGACACAAAGTGTGTTTGCTGTATGACCCCGCAGCCCAACTCCTCCTCATCCAAATCTATGGACAGTAAACCTTCAGCCATCACCTCGGTTGGGCtcgagagcagcagcagctctaacaccacctccaccactacAACCACCACAGGTTTTGGCACAGTGTTCTCCAAACCTGCAGGAACTTGGGACTGTGATACGTGTCTTGTTCGAAACAAACCTGATGCAGTAAAGTGTGTGGCCTGTGAAACGGCCAAACCAGGTACAGGGCTCAAACCCTCACTGACTCTTCCTTCTGCCTTCTCAGCTGTTAAGACTGTATCCACCCCCACAGCCCCTGTTTCTACAGGGTTCAGTGGATTTGGAGACAAATTCAAAAAACCTGAGGGCTCATGGGAATGTGATGCGTGTATGGTAGTAAACAAAGCAGTGGACACAAAGTGTGCGGCCTGCCAGACCGCTAAACCAG gagcttcagcagcagcagcctcttctTCAGCCAGCAGCGCTCCGGTGTTTGGGTTGGCAGACGCATTCAAGAAGCCAGAGGGTGCCTGGGATTGTGACGTCTGTCTTGTACAGAATAAGGCTGCTGATTTACAGTGTGTTGCCTGTCAAACAGCCAAACCTGGAGCTAAGGTGGAGcccaaag ctTTCGGTTCGTCTTTTGGTTCATCAGTCGGTGGGACTTCAGGCTCTTCTACCTCTACATCTGGAGGTTTTAAGTTTGGCACATCAGACAGTACCTCTGGCTCCGGATCTGGGGGTTTCAAGTTTGGAGGCTCATTGTCGGAGTCGTCCTCTTCATCATCGGGTGGATTCAAATTTGGAGTGCCATTTGGAAGCTCCTCATCAGAAACCACTTCTAAAGACACTACTGCCTCTTCAGGGTTCAAATTTGGCAGCTCATCTGAGGGCTTTAAATTTGGCGTTGCCTCTAGTGATGACAAAAAGTCTGACCAACCTGCCGCAGATTCTGGGTTTAAGTTCGGAACCAGCGGTGGGATAGTGTTTGGGACTGGATCATCTAACACAGAAAGTAACACCTCTAAAGGCGGCTTCACCTTTGGACTGTCAAAACCCGAAGAGAAAACATcagacaccaccaccaccaccacctcctcatcctctgtTAGTTTCACACCTCCTTCTTCATCTCAAGAGAAGAGTGACAGCGTGGCTTCATCAAATGacacaacatcaacaaacaccAACTCAATCACCACCACGGCTACGACCGCTGGGTCAGTTTTTGCGAGATTGGGCGAGCGGAGTTTGGCGACCGCCACGCCACAAGTGGGCTCCACGTTTGGATCCTTACAGGCAGACAAAGAGCCAGCTGCTCCCACGTTTACCTTTGGGAAgccagaggaaaagaaggaagcTGCTGCCCCCTCGGCTCCGTCTGCTTTCCTCTTTGGTGCTGCTAGTAAAGATGCAGATGCTGCACCAGTGCCGGCCGCTTCAGGAGGCTTTTCCTTCGGGAAGCCCAGTGCTCCAACAGAACAACCTCCACCTGCATTCACTTTTGGCAAGCCCGCAGACAAGAGTGAAACATCTACTGCAGAGGCCCCAAAGCCCTCTTTTACCTTTGGACAAAGTGCTACAG ATTCTTCTGCTGCTCCAAAaccatcattttcttttatggCTAGCaatcccaccaccaccaactccaccacctcgtcctcctccatcccAACCCCAAGTCTGTTTGGtgctaccaccaccaccagcagcagcagcagttccaCTCAGGCTCCCGCTCCTTCTGCAGCTTCCAACACTTTTATGTTCGGTCAGCCTGCTGCAACCTCCACTGACGCTCCACCAGCTAAAGCAGCCTTCGTCTTTGGCCAAAGTCAGGACAGCCAGCCACCTGCCCCATCAGCTGCCCCTCTTAACTCTACTGCAACCCCAGCCCCAGCTCAGCCCTTTATCTTTGGTGCTCCTGCaagtgctgctgctcctcctcctgctgctgctgctcctccatccTTTGGTTTTGGAGCAGCAGCACCCTCTGCTGCCTCATCCTCAg CTCCATCTGCAGCTCCCGCTCCATTTGCATtcagctcagctccctctggtGGATTTGGGGCCAACCAGACTCCTTCATTCGGCTCATCCTTCGGATCTCCCTTCACAGCCACGTCTTCCCAGACCCCAACCTTCGGAGCCAAACCCAACGCCGCCCCTGTCTTTGGACAGCAGGCCAACTCCACACCTGTATTTGGAGCCAATACTAATTCTGCACCAG GGGGAGGCTTTCAGTTTGGAGGAGCCAGTGCATTTGGAGCCACAAACAACGCTTCAGGTGTGTTCACTTTCGGAGCAGGATCAGCAGCATCTCCTGCCCCTTCTGCCAACGCCTCCATTACACCCCAGTCAGGAGCTCCTGGAGGTGGATTCAATTTTGCACAACCCCCCACTTTCAATATCGG ATCAACGAAATCCTTCACCCCCACTCCTGCTGGACAGCCAGCAATTGCTGGGCGCAAGATCAAGACAGCTGTGCGGCGCAGAAAGTAG
- the LOC104924551 gene encoding uncharacterized protein LOC104924551: MLRAQKDQVRFTLPVLSTNTNLVCSRPQLQMNRFLKLDEEIVCNLSEDISRIPSATRSTMRHLTTRHGEISQWQAQMSQSIGQVDREISAMEQMKDTAEARLQEKQLYCQLMSDCVSVSNSLSSAVLRNDCVFTQLKTEERLTNEIREMLQKQICILLNKLSSLKEIRAQLLADFQDKGEAIKLTTKCITRDFNGTKSRFPADQYKPNHVSYDKWLSRCKDLKLTAENLIKDSSLFRGDLRFTLASQKNAYESQCRKTRDALRKKINELNRIQDTLIWERQQIKDEISDLNTDINKAQGQMRNCDSKLNQVTHRLNLLNQRPGHELCLDHPYFSLSLEKHDLAKIATGLPSVLQRSQQDLEVAHRRLMILENKLSKNAQALDVEQRCQTLHQSFLPALNTTVILANKPRFCTSMARPSALSYFQ, translated from the exons ATGTT GCGTGCACAGAAAGACCAGGTCAGATTCACTCTGCCTGTCCTGTCTACCAACACAAACTTGGTGTGCAGCAGACCTCAGCTACAGATGAACAGATTCCTGAAGCTTGACGAGGAAATCGTCTGCAACCTGAGTGAAGATATTTCACGG atCCCCTCTGCTACTCGTAGCACAATGAGGCATCTCACCACTCGGCATGGAGAGATCAGCCAGTGGCAGGCACAGATGTCTCAGAGCATTGGACAAGTGGACCGAGAAATCAGTGCCATGGAGCAG ATGAAAGACACAGCTGAGGCCCGTCTCCAGGAGAAGCAGCTGTACTGTCAGCTCATGAGCGACTGTGTGTCGGTCAGTAACAGTTTGAGCTCAGCAGTCTTGAGAAATGACTGCGTCTTCACTCAGCTGAAGACAGAGGAGCGCTTGACCAATGAGATCAGGGAAATGCTCCAGAAGCAGATCTGCATCCTGCTCAACAAACTCAG ctctctgaaGGAGATCCGCGCTCAGCTTCTGGCAGATTTCCAGGACAAGGGTGAAGCCATCAAGCTCACCACCAAATGTATCACCCGTGACTTCAACGGCACAAAGTCCCGGTTCCCTGCCGACCAATACAAGCCCAACCATGTGAGCTATGACAAGTGGCTGTCCCGCTGCAAGGACCTCAAGCTGACAGCTGAAAACCTGATTAAGGACTCCTCTCTCTTTAGGGGAGACCTGCGCTTTACCCTGGCCAGT CAAAAAAATGCCTATGAGAGCCAGTGCCGCAAAACACGCGATGCCTTGAGGAAGAAGATCAATGAGCTGAACCGAATCCAGGATACACTGATCTGGGAGAGGCAGCAG ATAAAGGATGAGATTTCTGATTTGAACACGGACATTAATAAAGCTCAGGGCCAGATGAGGAACTGTGATTCCAAGCTGAATCAGGTCACCCATCGGCTGAACCTCCTCAACCAGAGACCCGGACATGAACTCTGCCTGGACCACCCCTACTTCAGTCTCTCATTGGAGAAACATGACCTGGCAAAGATTGCAACCGGACTTCCCTCAGTACTCCAGCGCTCTCA GCAGGACCTGGAGGTTGCACACAGGCGTCTGATGATCCTTGAAAACAAACTGTCCAAAAATGCTCAAGCCCTTGACGTGGAGCAGAGATGTCAGACTCTGCACCAGAGTTTCCTGCCAGCGCTCAACACCACTGTGATCCTCGCCAACAAGCCGAGGTTCTGCACGTCCATGGCCCGCCCCAGCGCTCTCTCCTACTTCCAGTAG
- the nup153 gene encoding nuclear pore complex protein Nup153 isoform X2, which produces MTAIRRRNTDRHSDERAMAATGGGKIRSRRYHIASKPYAKSKQQSGLISRVTDTVKSIVPSWLQKYFKNEDASEGGGAVLGTDQNCQLPPPPPPNGSEEGPPPLDGRDSPEPSTSNTEPSTSRASLNFQEYVLSRPPLSRSHLHFPPLDVSSPTLGASSSLFSQPSTSSAPGPFSTGFSLVKEIKDNLSQHEDDNISTTSGFSSRASDKDVPTSKTASLPQLWSPETDRTNSGPQPAQSSLKRPAFNLSVFGTSSNSTFNNTVLNSSQLGDSPFYPGKTTYGGAAAVRSARTRPGTPYQAPVRRQIKAKPAGAQPCGVTSATARRILQSLERMSSPLADARRIPAAASSPLSASMDDTNLDGSPFQTKKKRMDSSLPPVQKLVVPAAAPVSGNRSVSFRPTLTPGGMSRPLDRTPRDTPTRQSPQLPEATPGPSQSTMGSSGPTYPLSSTPAASSVSSGGGKMKRERTTARPSSKRADEEEVAEVPDLPTISLPINTCNMPTFSFISPLPPLTTISNSLNVTPVTPAKETVNKEPPTALTPPCVPFTFSSPIVKATAASPPSFSPSAGFTFSAPVAKLGPSMSNGNLATPITAAVKPAASKSTEDFEGPFKPAKTLKQGSVLDLLKAPGFASPVARTSQGPDNTPQQTSTQSTAPSSSATTTTSSLSSSTGFGDLLKAPPGWTCDTCLVSNKLSDTKCVCCMTPQPNSSSSKSMDSKPSAITSVGLESSSSSNTTSTTTTTTGFGTVFSKPAGTWDCDTCLVRNKPDAVKCVACETAKPGTGLKPSLTLPSAFSAVKTVSTPTAPVSTGFSGFGDKFKKPEGSWECDACMVVNKAVDTKCAACQTAKPGASAAAASSSASSAPVFGLADAFKKPEGAWDCDVCLVQNKAADLQCVACQTAKPGAKVEPKAFGSSFGSSVGGTSGSSTSTSGGFKFGTSDSTSGSGSGGFKFGGSLSESSSSSSGGFKFGVPFGSSSSETTSKDTTASSGFKFGSSSEGFKFGVASSDDKKSDQPAADSGFKFGTSGGIVFGTGSSNTESNTSKGGFTFGLSKPEEKTSDTTTTTTSSSSVSFTPPSSSQEKSDSVASSNDTTSTNTNSITTTATTAGSVFARLGERSLATATPQVGSTFGSLQADKEPAAPTFTFGKPEEKKEAAAPSAPSAFLFGAASKDADAAPVPAASGGFSFGKPSAPTEQPPPAFTFGKPADKSETSTAEAPKPSFTFGQSATDSSAAPKPSFSFMASNPTTTNSTTSSSSIPTPSLFGATTTTSSSSSSTQAPAPSAASNTFMFGQPAATSTDAPPAKAAFVFGQSQDSQPPAPSAAPLNSTATPAPAQPFIFGAPASAAAPPPAAAAPPSFGFGAAAPSAASSSAPSAAPAPFAFSSAPSGGFGANQTPSFGSSFGSPFTATSSQTPTFGAKPNAAPVFGQQANSTPVFGANTNSAPGGGFQFGGASAFGATNNASGVFTFGAGSAASPAPSANASITPQSGAPGGGFNFAQPPTFNIGSTKSFTPTPAGQPAIAGRKIKTAVRRRK; this is translated from the exons ATGACAGCTATCCGGCGCCGAAACACCGATAGACACTCAGACGAAAGAGCCATGGCGGCCACGGGTGGAGGGAAAATTAGAAGCAGGAGATATCATATCGCCTCTAAACCTTACGCCAAGAGTAAACAG CAGTCAGGCCTCATCAGTCGAGTGACAGACACAGTAAAGAGCATCGTTCCCTCCTGGCTGCAGAAATACTTCAAGAATGAAGATGCTTCTGAAGGAGGAGGTGCTGTACTGGGGACAGACCAGAACTGCCAGCtgccaccgcctcctcctcctaatGGCAGTGAAGAGGGGCCTCCTCCCCTTGATGGACGCGACTCCCCAGAGCCAAGTACCAGTAATACAG AGCCCTCTACCAGCCGGGCATCCCTGAACTTTCAGGAGTATGTGCTTTCTCGGCCTCCTCTGAGTCGCTCCCATCTCCACTTTCCCCCACTGGATGTCTCCTCCCCTACTCTGGGGGCTTCCAGCAGCCTCTTCTCTCAACCTTCCACCTCCTCAGCCCCTGGACCCTTTTCCACAGGCTTCTCCTTGGTCAAAGAAATTAAGGACAACCTCTCGCAGCACGAAGATGATAACATCTCCACCACTAGTGGCTTCTCATCCCGCGCCTCTGACAAAG ATGTCCCCACTTCCAAAACGGCATCACTTCCTCAACTTTGGTccccagagacagacagaacaaactCTGGGCCACAGCCTGCCCAGTCCAGTCTGAAAAGGCCTGCGTTCAACCTGTCTGTATTTGGAACTTCTTCCAAC TCGACATTCAACAACACAGTGCTGAACTCCAGCCAGCTTGGAGATTCACCCTTCTATCCGGGGAAGACCACGTACGGCGGGGCCGCTGCAGTCAGGAGCGCTCGCACTCGCCCCGGAACACCGTACCAG GCTCCGGTGAGGAGACAGATCAAGGCCAAGCCTGCTGGTGCTCAGCCCTGCGGGGTGACCAGTGCCACAGCCAGACGCATCCTGCAGTCTTTGGAGCGCATGTCGAGCCCTTTGGCT GATGCCAGGAGAATCCCAGCAGCAGCCTCATCCCCGTTGTCTGCA TCAATGGATGACACAAATCTAGATGGTTCACCTTTCCAAACGAAAAAGAAACGA ATGGATTCCTCCCTCCCCCCGGTGCAGAAGCTGGTGGTTCCTGCTGCAGCGCCCGTGTCAGGAAACCGCTCCGTGTCCTTTAGGCCTACTCTGACTCCTGGAGGAATGAGCCGGCCTCTGGACAGGACTCCAAGAGATACG CCTACACGACAATCACCACAACTACCTGAAGCAACCCCAGGTCCATCTCAAAG CACAATGGGTTCCAGTGGCCCAACCTATCCTTTGTCCAGCACGCCTGCAGCCAGCAGCGTGAGCTCTGGAGGCggaaagatgaagagagagaggaccacTGCACGACCTTCATCTAAACGCGCTGATGAGGAAGAG GTGGCTGAGGTGCCAGACCTTCCAACCATTTCACTTCCCATCAACACCTGCAACATGCCCACCTTCAGCTTCATCTCCCCTCTTCCACCCCTCACCACCATCAGCAACTCCCTCAACGTCACGCCTGTGACTCCCGCTAAGGAAACAGTCAATAAG GAGCCACCAACAGCCTTGACACCTCCCTGTGTACCTTTTACATTTTCCTCCCCCATTGTCAAAGCAACTGCTGCTAGTCCACCTTCCTTTTCCCCCTCA GCTGGATTCACTTTTAGTGCACCTGTAGCAAAGTTGGGTCCCTCCATGTCAAATGGGAATCTGGCCACTCCCATCACAGCAGCAG tAAAGCCAGCAGCAAGCAAAAGCACAGAGGATTTTGAAGGACCTTTCAAACCAGCCAAGACCCTGAAGCAGGGCAGCGTGCTGGATCTTCTCAAAGCACCCG GCTTTGCGTCTCCTGTTGCTCGGACTTCCCAAGGCCCAGACAACACTCCACAGCAGACCTCCACACAATCCactgccccctcctcctccgctaCCACtaccacctcctccctctcttcttcaaCAGGGTTTGGTGATTTGTTGAAAGCCCCACCAGGCTGGACCTGTGATACCTGCTTGGTGTCAAACAAGTTATCAGACACAAAGTGTGTTTGCTGTATGACCCCGCAGCCCAACTCCTCCTCATCCAAATCTATGGACAGTAAACCTTCAGCCATCACCTCGGTTGGGCtcgagagcagcagcagctctaacaccacctccaccactacAACCACCACAGGTTTTGGCACAGTGTTCTCCAAACCTGCAGGAACTTGGGACTGTGATACGTGTCTTGTTCGAAACAAACCTGATGCAGTAAAGTGTGTGGCCTGTGAAACGGCCAAACCAGGTACAGGGCTCAAACCCTCACTGACTCTTCCTTCTGCCTTCTCAGCTGTTAAGACTGTATCCACCCCCACAGCCCCTGTTTCTACAGGGTTCAGTGGATTTGGAGACAAATTCAAAAAACCTGAGGGCTCATGGGAATGTGATGCGTGTATGGTAGTAAACAAAGCAGTGGACACAAAGTGTGCGGCCTGCCAGACCGCTAAACCAG gagcttcagcagcagcagcctcttctTCAGCCAGCAGCGCTCCGGTGTTTGGGTTGGCAGACGCATTCAAGAAGCCAGAGGGTGCCTGGGATTGTGACGTCTGTCTTGTACAGAATAAGGCTGCTGATTTACAGTGTGTTGCCTGTCAAACAGCCAAACCTGGAGCTAAGGTGGAGcccaaag ctTTCGGTTCGTCTTTTGGTTCATCAGTCGGTGGGACTTCAGGCTCTTCTACCTCTACATCTGGAGGTTTTAAGTTTGGCACATCAGACAGTACCTCTGGCTCCGGATCTGGGGGTTTCAAGTTTGGAGGCTCATTGTCGGAGTCGTCCTCTTCATCATCGGGTGGATTCAAATTTGGAGTGCCATTTGGAAGCTCCTCATCAGAAACCACTTCTAAAGACACTACTGCCTCTTCAGGGTTCAAATTTGGCAGCTCATCTGAGGGCTTTAAATTTGGCGTTGCCTCTAGTGATGACAAAAAGTCTGACCAACCTGCCGCAGATTCTGGGTTTAAGTTCGGAACCAGCGGTGGGATAGTGTTTGGGACTGGATCATCTAACACAGAAAGTAACACCTCTAAAGGCGGCTTCACCTTTGGACTGTCAAAACCCGAAGAGAAAACATcagacaccaccaccaccaccacctcctcatcctctgtTAGTTTCACACCTCCTTCTTCATCTCAAGAGAAGAGTGACAGCGTGGCTTCATCAAATGacacaacatcaacaaacaccAACTCAATCACCACCACGGCTACGACCGCTGGGTCAGTTTTTGCGAGATTGGGCGAGCGGAGTTTGGCGACCGCCACGCCACAAGTGGGCTCCACGTTTGGATCCTTACAGGCAGACAAAGAGCCAGCTGCTCCCACGTTTACCTTTGGGAAgccagaggaaaagaaggaagcTGCTGCCCCCTCGGCTCCGTCTGCTTTCCTCTTTGGTGCTGCTAGTAAAGATGCAGATGCTGCACCAGTGCCGGCCGCTTCAGGAGGCTTTTCCTTCGGGAAGCCCAGTGCTCCAACAGAACAACCTCCACCTGCATTCACTTTTGGCAAGCCCGCAGACAAGAGTGAAACATCTACTGCAGAGGCCCCAAAGCCCTCTTTTACCTTTGGACAAAGTGCTACAG ATTCTTCTGCTGCTCCAAAaccatcattttcttttatggCTAGCaatcccaccaccaccaactccaccacctcgtcctcctccatcccAACCCCAAGTCTGTTTGGtgctaccaccaccaccagcagcagcagcagttccaCTCAGGCTCCCGCTCCTTCTGCAGCTTCCAACACTTTTATGTTCGGTCAGCCTGCTGCAACCTCCACTGACGCTCCACCAGCTAAAGCAGCCTTCGTCTTTGGCCAAAGTCAGGACAGCCAGCCACCTGCCCCATCAGCTGCCCCTCTTAACTCTACTGCAACCCCAGCCCCAGCTCAGCCCTTTATCTTTGGTGCTCCTGCaagtgctgctgctcctcctcctgctgctgctgctcctccatccTTTGGTTTTGGAGCAGCAGCACCCTCTGCTGCCTCATCCTCAg CTCCATCTGCAGCTCCCGCTCCATTTGCATtcagctcagctccctctggtGGATTTGGGGCCAACCAGACTCCTTCATTCGGCTCATCCTTCGGATCTCCCTTCACAGCCACGTCTTCCCAGACCCCAACCTTCGGAGCCAAACCCAACGCCGCCCCTGTCTTTGGACAGCAGGCCAACTCCACACCTGTATTTGGAGCCAATACTAATTCTGCACCAG GGGGAGGCTTTCAGTTTGGAGGAGCCAGTGCATTTGGAGCCACAAACAACGCTTCAGGTGTGTTCACTTTCGGAGCAGGATCAGCAGCATCTCCTGCCCCTTCTGCCAACGCCTCCATTACACCCCAGTCAGGAGCTCCTGGAGGTGGATTCAATTTTGCACAACCCCCCACTTTCAATATCGG ATCAACGAAATCCTTCACCCCCACTCCTGCTGGACAGCCAGCAATTGCTGGGCGCAAGATCAAGACAGCTGTGCGGCGCAGAAAGTAG